In one Musa acuminata AAA Group cultivar baxijiao chromosome BXJ2-5, Cavendish_Baxijiao_AAA, whole genome shotgun sequence genomic region, the following are encoded:
- the LOC135611773 gene encoding glutaredoxin-C5-like, whose amino-acid sequence MQYQAAAAEAGTWGYVTAARRATMEEVERLAAESAVVIFSVSTCCMCHAVKRLFWGMGVSAAVVELDEDPRAEEIDRALARLLGSRPAGGTPVPVVFIGGKLVGAMDRVMAAHINGTLVPLLKEAGALWL is encoded by the coding sequence ATGCAGTACCAGGCGGCGGCAGCAGAGGCGGGGACGTGGGGGTATGTTACGGCGGCGCGGAGGGCAACGATGGAGGAGGTGGAGCGGCTGGCGGCGGAGAGCGCGGTGGTGATCTTCAGCGTGAGCACGTGCTGCATGTGCCACGCCGTGAAGCGGCTCTTTTGGGGGATGGGGGTGAGCGCCGCGGTGGTGGAGCTGGACGAGGACCCGCGGGCGGAGGAGATAGATCGCGCTCTCGCCCGACTCCTCGGCAGCCGGCCCGCGGGGGGCACCCCTGTCCCCGTGGTATTCATCGGCGGGAAGCTGGTGGGAGCCATGGATCGGGTCATGGCCGCCCACATCAACGGCACCCTCGTCCCCCTCCTCAAAGAAGCTGGCGCTCTCTGGCTCTGA